The Atribacteraceae bacterium genomic interval CGCCAGTCAAATCAGATCAAAAAAAAAGCCAGCGCTGGGCTGGCTGAGATCTTTGACAGGCCAGGTTTATTCGTTCAAAATTTCAACCAGCGCCATTGGTGCCGCATCACCGCGTCTCTGGCGAGTCTTGATGATCCGGCAATAGCCGCCCTGTTTCTCTTTAAAGCGGGGCACAAGCTTCCGAGTCAGCATTTTGAATGCTTCCCTATCTTTTACCCGGGTCAGGATTTCCCGATAATCGGCCGTTTCACCACGTATGGCCAAAGACATTGTCTTCTCAAATTCCTGTTTGAGGAATTTGCTTTTCACCTCGGTCGTCTCGACTCTTCCTGCTTTGATAAAAGAAATGAGCATGTTGGACACCATGCTCTGGCGATGGGAAGTGGTTCGACCCAGTTTTTTTCTGCCCTTACGGTGCCTCATTCCTGGTTCACCTCGTTTTCCGTGGGTTCGTGTAAATCATAACCAAGCCGACTCACTTTTTCCACGATTTCTTCGTAGGTTTTTTGGCCCAGATTCTTGATTTTTTTCAGGTCTTCTGAGCGGCCGTTGATGATTTCCAGCAACTCACGAAGGGTATTGAT includes:
- the rplQ gene encoding 50S ribosomal protein L17; its protein translation is MRHRKGRKKLGRTTSHRQSMVSNMLISFIKAGRVETTEVKSKFLKQEFEKTMSLAIRGETADYREILTRVKDREAFKMLTRKLVPRFKEKQGGYCRIIKTRQRRGDAAPMALVEILNE